The sequence GGTGTTGCCGCTTTGTTTGCCGAACCGATTCAAGGCGATGCCGGAATGGTCGTACCTCCCGAGGATTACTTCAAGAGGGTCAAAAGAATCCTCGATGAGCATGGGATTCTTTTAGCTGTAGATGAAGTTCAGAGCGGTCTTGGGAGAACTGGGAAATGGTTTGCCATAGAACATTTTGGAGTTAAGCCGGACATAATAACCGTAGCGAAGCCCCTTGGTGGTGGCTTGCCAATAAGTGCCGTAGTTGGAAGGGCTGAGATCATGGATTCTCTTCCCCCTCTAGGGCACGCCTTTACCTTAATCGGAAATCCCGTAGCGAGCAGGGCGGCTCTTGCCGTCATTGAGGAGATCGAAGAAAAAGATCTCTTGAAGAGGGCGGAAAAGCTTGGAAGCTATGCTATGAAACGACTTGGAAAGATGAAAGAGGAGTATGAGCTAATTGGCGATGTGAGAGGAAAAGGCCTTATGATAGGAGTTGATTTAGTTAAGGACAGGGAGACTAAAGAGAGGGCATATGATGAAGCCAAGAAGGTCGTCTGGAGGGCTTATGAGCTTGGATTAATCGTTGCTTTCCTACAAGGGAACGTCCTGAGGATACAACCTCCACTAACGATTGAGAAAGAGACCCTCGATGAGGGCCTTGATAAGCTTGAAAGAGCAATAGCCGACGTTGAAGAGGGCAGAGTTGGGGATGAAGCTTTGAAGTTTGTTCACGGCTGGTAGCTTTTCTTTTTCTATTTACTGCTCTTTTTTGGACATTGGAGCACTTTTTGCTTCCCAAAAATTTATAAAATGCTTTTCTTTCGGCGGGAGAGTAGCAAGGTGAGGAAGATGAAGAAAAAAGTAGCCACAAGCATGCAGGCAAGAAAGGCATCCCTAATAGCCCAGAACACCCAAATGCCTAGGTGGTTTTATGCCTTCGTGCCCTTTAAGATAGCCACAGGTGGCTCTTCTCAAGTCGTTCCCCTCTATGCTATGCATCTCGGCGCTGGGGCAGGAGAGATAGGACTATTGAACGCACTCTCGACCTTTGCCTCCACTATAGGGACGATATTCTGGGGCAGATTGAGCGATAAAATGCTTAAAAGAAAAGCCTTTATTTTAATGGGTCTTTTAAGTACTTCAATCTTTCTGAGCCTGTTGGCGTTTGCAGGGAGTTTTTGGGATCTTCTTTTAATCAACGCGGTCTATTCATTTTTCTTAGCTTCCACTGTTTCGATACCAGTTGTTCTCCTCTTTAGAAACGTGAGAAAGACAAGATGGGACGAGGCTGTAGGGAAGTTCAACAAAATCGGTGGCTGGGCGTGGGTTGTGGGGCTTTTAGTAGGCTTCACGCTCATTAGATTTTTAAGTTTTAAGCAACTCTTCCTTCTCTTTGCTGTAGTAAACGTTCCGGGGTTTGTTATAGCTTTGAAAACGATCAGAGAAGCTCCGGTTTATCTCCATAGGGCTAACATAAAGCCCCTTGTGACCCAGGTTATTCAGAAGGGTCGTTATCTTCCGAACTTTATCATTCACTTACTCTTCTGAAAGCCTCGTCCTTTAGGGCGGGGATGCAGTATTCGGAAATTTAACCACTCAAATAGAAACCCTTAAATACTTTGCAATATAATAAGGCCTCGAAGAGGCCACTGAAAACAAGCCCAAAGCAGGGGTTTCACGTTACCACTCCGCTTGGAGTGGTTTGGACGCCGACAGGCGTCCTCTTGAGAACTGCCCAAGTGGGTGGACAGAAAACTAAGGTTTGGCCTCTAAACCATAACCCCGAACCGCTTTGCGGTAGGGGTAACGGGCACAAGACCGTGCCCTCGGGCTGAACCGAAACCGGCAACGGGAGTAGGGAATGAGTCGCCCGTAAACCTTCCCGCTATTGGCGAGGGGTTAGCTCGTTGGAACCCTCACCGTTCACGGCGGGGAGGAGGTCAGCCACAAAGTTGAGGGTTTCCTCAAAGTTCAGTGGCTTCTATCTCTCTTCCCTCTTTTTCTGGGTGTCATTGGGTATGTATGCCACTCAACTTCCGGTATTTTTAATAAAGAGCGGACTTACGGGTCAAGAGGTCT comes from Thermococcus litoralis DSM 5473 and encodes:
- a CDS encoding MFS transporter, translated to MKKKVATSMQARKASLIAQNTQMPRWFYAFVPFKIATGGSSQVVPLYAMHLGAGAGEIGLLNALSTFASTIGTIFWGRLSDKMLKRKAFILMGLLSTSIFLSLLAFAGSFWDLLLINAVYSFFLASTVSIPVVLLFRNVRKTRWDEAVGKFNKIGGWAWVVGLLVGFTLIRFLSFKQLFLLFAVVNVPGFVIALKTIREAPVYLHRANIKPLVTQVIQKGRYLPNFIIHLLF
- a CDS encoding leucine/methionine racemase, with translation MRKEEIIERYSRIFPKASRVTYAPIVAVKAKNAKVWDIEEREYIDFLSDAAVQNVGHNNEKVVKAIKEQAERLIHFTFIYGFTLEPLLLAEKLAEISPIEEPKIAFGLSGSDANDGAIKFARAYTKRRTLLSYLKSYYGSTYGASSITGLDFHVRALVGELSDVHYIPYPDCYRCPFGKERNSCKMECVEYIKAKFEGEVYADGVAALFAEPIQGDAGMVVPPEDYFKRVKRILDEHGILLAVDEVQSGLGRTGKWFAIEHFGVKPDIITVAKPLGGGLPISAVVGRAEIMDSLPPLGHAFTLIGNPVASRAALAVIEEIEEKDLLKRAEKLGSYAMKRLGKMKEEYELIGDVRGKGLMIGVDLVKDRETKERAYDEAKKVVWRAYELGLIVAFLQGNVLRIQPPLTIEKETLDEGLDKLERAIADVEEGRVGDEALKFVHGW